The following proteins are encoded in a genomic region of Triticum dicoccoides isolate Atlit2015 ecotype Zavitan chromosome 1B, WEW_v2.0, whole genome shotgun sequence:
- the LOC119349074 gene encoding histone H2A.1-like: MAGRKGGDRKKAVTRSVKAGLQFPVGRIGRYLKKGRYAQRVGSGAPVYLAAVLEYLAAEVLELAGNAAKDNKKTRIIPRHLLLAVRNDQELGRLLAGVTIAHGGVIPNINSVLLPKKSPAAAEKEAKSPKKKISTKSPKKKTAATKE, translated from the exons ATGGCCGGAAGGAAGGGCGGAGACAGGAAGAAGGCGGTGACCCGCTCCGTCAAGGCCGGGCTTCAGTTCCCCGTCGGCCGCATCGGGCGCTACCTCAAGAAGGGCCGCTACGCGCAGCGCGTCGGCTCCGGCGCCCCCGTCTACCTCGCCGCCGTCCTCGAGTACCTCGCCGCTGAG GTGTTGGAGCTTGCCGGCAACGCGGCCAAGGACAACAAGAAGACCCGCATCATCCCGCGCCACCTGCTGCTCGCCGTCCGCAACGACCAGGAGCTCGGCAGGCTGCTCGCCGGCGTCACCATCGCCCACGGCGGCGTGATCCCCAACATCAACTCcgtgctgctccccaagaagtcccccgccgccgccgagaaggaggccaagtcGCCCAAGAAGAAGATCTCCACCAAGTCCCCCAAGAAGAAGACCGCCGCCACCAAGGAGTAG